The genomic stretch TGTGTGTGTTTGGTAATCCATTGTTCCAACTTGATGTTAAGCCAGAATGAGTAAATACCTAGTGTAATGATTGTTAGAATTAACCATTTGATCCAATTGCCAAAGAGTTGTGTAGCTGTACCATCAAAGTACAAACGGTGACCGTCGATGACAGTGTGTTTGACTTTCCAATTAATCATGATACAAATCCCCCAAGGCGCACAAATGCCTAGGGTACAAATAGTAATCAGACTAGCGATGATACGGTGGCCAACATAACTTAGCAAACTACCATCAAAATAACTTTCTTGCTTCATAAAAACTCCTATATGTGAAATTCTAAACATTTTAATGTTAGCAAAACGATATTAGTTTAACATATTGAAAATAGCTATGCAATATAGATTGAAAAAATAGTGAAAATTATATTTAGCTACAGAAAAAACTTACATTTTTGTTATAATGTTTAAAAAAGGATTGGTGGTATATTTATGCCAGAGATGAGACGCCGTGACCGAGAAGTGACTGATTTAGCAGAAATTCAGGCAATCGTTGAGAAAAATATGATTTTACATTTAGGTCTTTTTGATAAAGAGTTTCCTTATGTGGTTCCTCTTCATTATGGCTATGAATACGATGAAGAAAAGGATCAATTTATTTTTTACATGCATGGAGCAAGGCAAGGACATAAACTTGATTTGATTGCTCAAAATCCAAAAGTTTGTATTCAAATTGAAGGTGAAGTGATACCTGATTACAATCATGAAATTCCATGTAAGTATGGTGCCTTCTTTACATCGTATATTGGACGCGGAAAAGCAGAACTTTTAGAAAAACATGATGAAAAAGCACACGCTTTAAATCAATTAATGCAACATCAAACTGGAAAAAGATTTGAATTTACCGAGAAAATGACCAAGCCTGTAGCCGTGATAAAAGTCGTGGTAACAGATTATTCAGCCAAAGCGAAGAAAATGATGCCTAAAAAATAACACAAAGCAACTAAACACTTTAGTTTGGTTGTTTTTATCATTAAAATTCCAGAAAAATTAAAAAAGTTCTTGACTTTGAGTAGACTCCAAGGTGTAATATTATTAGTAGTTATCAGAATAGGAGGAAAGAATGGACAGCTTTTCGGATAGGGCTATGAAAAAGGATTACTTTTTTAGTAATCGTGATTTAGCTAAATTATTTATTCCATTAATTATCGAGCAGGGTTTGGAATTTTTGGTCGGTTTAATTGCTTCCATCATGGTTTCAAGGGTTGGTGAAGCAGCGGTGTCAGGTGTATCCTTGGTTGAATTCTTGATGGCACTCTTTATCAGTATTTTTGCGGCTTTTGCGACTGGTGGAGGGATTGTTGCTGGGCAATATCTTGGTGACCGCGATAGCAAAAATGCTAATAAAGCAGTCAATCAGTTGGTGAAGTTCACTTTGTACTTTAGCTTAGCGATTACGCTTTTGATTTTTGTAATCAAACCTTTTATTTTGAGTCACCTGTTTGGGTCAATCACGCCTGAAGTTCACGCGCAAGCCGATCGTTATTTTAATATCGTCGCACTCTCAACACCGTTTATCGCTCTTTACAATTCGGGCGCAGCGATTTTCAGAACCTTAAATAAATCACGCTTGCCGATGAATATCATGCTGGTGATGAATGGCTTGAATATTGTCATGGGTGTTAGCTTGATTTATGGTTGCGGTTGGGGCGTTGAAGGAGTGGCTGTTCCAATCCTTCTTTCTCGCGTTGGTGCCATGCTGTTAATTCTGTGGTTTGCGCATCATATCAAGTCAGATTTGACCTTAGGAAACTTCTTGAAAGAAAAAGTTGACTGGCAAATGATTAAAAAAGTCCTTGGTATTGGACTACCATTTGGTTTTGAAAATGGCATGTTTTTCCTTGGACGCTTGATTGTCTTGTCTGTTGTTTCTTTGTTTGGGACAGCAGCGATTGCAGCTAACTCAGTTGGTGGAACGATTATCATGTTTCAAGGTTTGCCAGGTATTTCAATTGTCCTTGGTTTAGCTGTTATCATTTCAAAATGTGTTGGTGCTGGCGACTATGAGCAGGCTGAGTTTTACAAGCGAAAAGTTAGTCGCATCATCCATGCTGCAAATGCTCTTTTTTCAGTTATTGTTGTAGCTTTAATGCCTTTTTTGATGATGATTTATGATTTGTCAGACCAAGCGACACATTATGTTTGGATTATTGTGCTTGCTCATGGGATTTTAGTGAGTATTTTCTGGAATTCAGGTTATGTCTTGCCTGTAGTCTTTCGTAGTGCGGGAGATGCAAATTTCCCGATGGTTATCGGTATCGCTTCAATGCTTTTAGTTCGCGTGGTATGTGCCTATTTTTTATCGGTCAATTTTGGTATGGGAATGCTTGGAACTTGGGTAGCTATGTTCTTAGATTGGATTGTTAAAGGTATTATTTATGAAATACGCTACCGCAAAGGCACTTGGAAAAATTACAAATTAGTATGATAAAACTAAAAAAGGAACTGGATTATCCAGTTCCTTTTGAGTTGTTTAATGCAACAATTCGTGATAAATAGCTGCTTCATCGTCTTGGTCAACATTGAAAATGATTTTTTTGACATACTGACTTTGATCTAGAAATGCTTTAACAGTGTTTACAGCGATTCTAGCAGCATCTTCGTTGATAAAGTGTTTGTCATGATTAGTTGCTAGGGATGATAGGGCAACAGATTCGAGTTGATTTTTTTCTGCTAGGGTTAGGCAAGAAAGGTAACTTTGTGCAAGCAAATCAGCATCAGACTCTGTTAAGTGCTCGTTGATGGCAGGACCAACGGTGTGAAGAATGAATTTTGCTGGAAGGTTGTAACCAGGAGTGATTTTTGCACTACCTTCTGGTTCGTCGTGCCCTTGGTCTTTCATAAGATTATAGCATTCCAGACGCAGTTGAACACCGGCATAAGTATGAATGGTATTGTCAGTGCATTCGTGAAGCGGTTGAAAGCAACCTAGCATTTGGCGATTAGCCGTATTGACGATAGCATCGACTTGAAGTCGTGAAATATCACCTTTCCAGACATACAAGCGGTCGTCTGTCGCAAGTGGTTGTAAATGATTTAAAAAAACGACCACCCGTTCAGCTTTTTTTAATTGAAGGTAATCATTTTGCATGATTAAAAAACGCGTTGAGACAGCCATTGGCGGTCTGACATTAAGAAGAGCACGCAAGAGAGTTTCTTGTCCAGGTAAGTCATCTGGAACATCGATGGCTTTAAATTGCGGATTCTCCATAATTAGGTAATCTAATAGGAAGCTTACCATTTCT from Streptococcus ruminicola encodes the following:
- a CDS encoding DUF898 family protein, producing MKQESYFDGSLLSYVGHRIIASLITICTLGICAPWGICIMINWKVKHTVIDGHRLYFDGTATQLFGNWIKWLILTIITLGIYSFWLNIKLEQWITKHTHHLN
- a CDS encoding pyridoxamine 5'-phosphate oxidase family protein; its protein translation is MPEMRRRDREVTDLAEIQAIVEKNMILHLGLFDKEFPYVVPLHYGYEYDEEKDQFIFYMHGARQGHKLDLIAQNPKVCIQIEGEVIPDYNHEIPCKYGAFFTSYIGRGKAELLEKHDEKAHALNQLMQHQTGKRFEFTEKMTKPVAVIKVVVTDYSAKAKKMMPKK
- a CDS encoding MATE family efflux transporter codes for the protein MDSFSDRAMKKDYFFSNRDLAKLFIPLIIEQGLEFLVGLIASIMVSRVGEAAVSGVSLVEFLMALFISIFAAFATGGGIVAGQYLGDRDSKNANKAVNQLVKFTLYFSLAITLLIFVIKPFILSHLFGSITPEVHAQADRYFNIVALSTPFIALYNSGAAIFRTLNKSRLPMNIMLVMNGLNIVMGVSLIYGCGWGVEGVAVPILLSRVGAMLLILWFAHHIKSDLTLGNFLKEKVDWQMIKKVLGIGLPFGFENGMFFLGRLIVLSVVSLFGTAAIAANSVGGTIIMFQGLPGISIVLGLAVIISKCVGAGDYEQAEFYKRKVSRIIHAANALFSVIVVALMPFLMMIYDLSDQATHYVWIIVLAHGILVSIFWNSGYVLPVVFRSAGDANFPMVIGIASMLLVRVVCAYFLSVNFGMGMLGTWVAMFLDWIVKGIIYEIRYRKGTWKNYKLV
- a CDS encoding protein-ADP-ribose hydrolase, whose product is MTKKEMVSFLLDYLIMENPQFKAIDVPDDLPGQETLLRALLNVRPPMAVSTRFLIMQNDYLQLKKAERVVVFLNHLQPLATDDRLYVWKGDISRLQVDAIVNTANRQMLGCFQPLHECTDNTIHTYAGVQLRLECYNLMKDQGHDEPEGSAKITPGYNLPAKFILHTVGPAINEHLTESDADLLAQSYLSCLTLAEKNQLESVALSSLATNHDKHFINEDAARIAVNTVKAFLDQSQYVKKIIFNVDQDDEAAIYHELLH